Below is a window of Arabidopsis thaliana chromosome 2, partial sequence DNA.
GTTTAGAATTTTTGGTCATTCAAAAATCATTGGATCGGATTATATATAATCCAACTTTTCCACCggatatatatttaaaagtcaCATACAAATATTACTAAAATTGGATTGTATCTACtaattacatttatatatttaataaaacaaaaattagaaaatttggttttgatttaaatttatgattctcctttcatcttttttaaactgttttaaatcatcatataatacataaagtgaaaaaaatctcaattttttcttatgcATATATTGtgatttcgaaattttttaaaacggaCATGTATTACTTAATTAATGAAAAGTGTGTTTTCAACGTCCCACATCTGCTATAAAGTTTAGACAATGATTTAGATTCatattatacataaaattaaaatgaatccAACTTCGAATGAGTATAAACCTTAACATAACAAGcatccaaatttaaaaattgatgTACGAATTAAATCATTGGTAAATATGCTTCacattatatttatatgatcTGCTGAACTTATGTTGGACTTTTGAATTGAGTAGAGTAAAGGGAATCATGACCTCTTATTTTTCGTCATTCAAGAAAAAAGTCAGAAAGAACTAGAGAAGGGCTGctaaagaagaggaaagaagaagagttgagGAAGAGAAACTCATCCCTAGTCTGACAGAAGAACAATTTGCAAAGAACATGGACTTGATGAGGAAAAAAGTTGACCGCTTTCACTGACTACATGGTGGTAAAGAAggtggaaaaaaagaagcgaAAGATGCTAGGGGCATTCAGAAAGATAAAGCTTGATATTGGCAACTAAGAAATAAGTATAAGAATGTTCAGAGATTCGAGAAATTTGACGAAGAGGAAGAGTAATTCTGAAATTCTATCTGATTACTTTCTATTTAGTCTCTTGTACACTTGTAGGACGAATCTTATTTTGTGTTCTAAAACCATTATGACCAATGGTAGTGTGATACCATTTAAATAGTGAGGAAGAAAGGCTGGAAAAACAATTAAGTAACAATAAATAGATTTTGCGACTATTGAAATAAACTGGTTTGCAGGTGATCGAGGTTTGATTGGAATTCAATAGATCAATATCCGATGAAATAAGATTGAtttgctttctctctctaaaagatttaagagagaagatagaaaaaatcatcgcccattaaaaaaaatagatattaagaatttgagttttataaaaaaataaaaattcaatgcATTGGATATTACTAAAAGGAAACTATAGTTGGAGTCTTCTTATTAcgattttaattatatatagttggCCATTTTTCTTCGAATCTAAATTACGGACCCATGAGGAAAATGACCGTTGTCTCCGAACGGGCTTCGTGGGCTTATTGTTTGTAAACTCACGGCCCATTGACGTCTTCTTATTTGATTCAAGACCAGAAACCACGTTTTGTACTGTAGTCTTGAATTGCTCTGTTCTGCTGATAGAATAGCAAAGTTCTGTTCTGCTGATAAATTAGCAAAGTAAATCTTGAATGCTAGtttgtctttttctctcaTGTTATGTgtaagaagatgatgatgactctgTTAGGTAAGAAAGTCCAACTTTGTAATCTAATCAGATTTAGTCTCTAATTGTTTACTTGTGTCTACATATAAAAGTTGCAAGTTGCAGATGTTAAGAACTAAGAAGTGGTATCTGCAGATTTTGGGTATTAAGGAAAGTTTCCCCCTTTGAATAAATAAGGACATATACTAATGTAAAGGTTCCTCCTTTTTCACAAATCAAAATGTGTTTCTTTGTGTTCTAGTGAAATCCAATCCATTGTGTCTCTGATGCTGAGAATCTTGAAGCTTTCGACATCTTCTCGATCTGTGCCATTGACAAGATTATGGCTTCTTCAACTGCCTTGTTTctgctcatcttcttcatcatcgtcttctttgctttctgtGCCCAGCGATGATCATATCGTCCGTCTCATTCTAGACCAGAAATCAGCTTCTGGAGCTTTGGAAACTTTTCGATGGGCTTCGACTTTTCCTGGGTTTATCCATTCTCGTTCCACTTACCGTGCTCTGTTTCATAAACTTTGTGTTTTCCGACGTTTTGATACTGTCTACCAACTGCTCGACGAAATGCCTGACTCAATTGGTTTGCCTCCGGATGATGCTATTTTTGTAACTATCATTAGAGGGTTTGGGCGTGCTCGGTTGATCAAACGTGTGATTAGTGTTGTTGATCTAGTTTCGAAATTTGGGATCAAACCATCTCTGAAAGTTTTCAATTCGATTCTGGatgttttggttaaagaaGACATTGACATAGCTAGAGAGTTTTTTACAAGGAAGATGATGGCTAGTGGGATTCATGGTGATGTGTATACATATGGGATTTTGATGAAAGGGCTTTCTTTAACGAATAGGATTGGTGATGGTTTTAAGCTTCTTCAGATCATGAAGACAAGTGGTGTGGCTCCAAACGCTGTGGTTTATAACACTTTGCTTCATGCTCTTTGTAAGAATGGGAAAGTCGGGAGAGCTAGGAGTTTAATGAGTGAAATGAAGGAACCAAATGATGTAACTTTCAACATTTTGATTTCTGCGTACTGCAATGAGCAGAAGTTGATTCAGTCAATGGTGTTGTTGGAGAAATGTTTTAGTTTGGGTTTTGTTCCGGATGTTGTGACGGTAACTAAGGTGATGGAGGTTCTCTGCAATGAAGGCCGTGTGTCTGAGGCACTCGAGGTTTTGGAGAGAGTGGAAAGCAAAGGAGGTAAAGTCGATGTTGTAGCTTGTAACACTTTGGTTAAAGGGTATTGTGCGCTAGGGAAAATGAGAGTTGCTCAACGGTTCTTTATAGAGATGGAGAGAAAAGGTTACTTGCCTAATGTGGAAACATACAACTTGTTGATAGCTGGGTATTGTGATGTTGGAATGTTGGATTCAGCTCTTGACACTTTCAATGATATGAAAACAGATGCGATTAGATGGAACTTTGCTACATTTAACACGTTGATCAGAGGGCTTTCAATAGGGGGGAGGACAGACGATGGTTTAAAGATATTAGAAATGATGCAGGACAGCGATACCGTTCATGGGGCCAGAATCGACCCTTACAATTGTGTTATTTATGGCTTTTACAAGGAAAACCGTTGGGAGGACGCCCTGGAATTCCTCTTAAAGATGGAGAAACTTTTTCCGAGGGCAGTTGACAGGAGCTTCAAGTTGATAAGTTTATGCGAGAAAGGCGGTATGGATGATTTAAAGACGGCCTATGATCAGATGATTGGAGAAGGAGGAGTTCCTAGCATTATAGTATCCCATTGCTTGATTCATAGATACAGCCAACATGGCAAAATAGAAGAATCACTTGAGCTTATTAACGACATGGTGACCAGAGGCTATTTGCCTCGATCATCAACATTCAATGCTGTGATTATCGGGTTCTGTAAGCAAGACAAAGTCATGAATGGTATTAAGTTCGTGGAAGACATGGCTGAAAGAGGTTGCGTTCCTGATACAGAGAGCTACAATCCATTGCTCGAAGAGTTGTGCGTGAAGGGTGATATTCAGAAGGCTTGGTTGCTTTTCTCACGAATGGTGGAGAAGAGTATTGTCCCTGATCCTTCTATGTGGAGTTCACTGATGTTTTGTCTCAGCCAGAAAACCGCAATCCACGTAAACTCCTCATTGCAGGACATAATCCAAAGTTAAAAGCTAGAGGCAGTGACATAAATGATCATTGAGCTCGAACTTGAGGCCTTTAATAATGCATCTGCAACAAATACGAAGATGGCTCCAAACTAGCAAGCAGAGAGATCAAGATGGTACGTTTGCTTCTTTTGAAAATCTGTTAAAAGCTTTGGGAGAAAAGGAGAATGCCTAAAATCAGAAGAGGCAGATTTTAAACAAGACCATGAGAGAAGGGCAAAATGGAGAATTGGACATCGTCAAAATGGGAAAATGTTTGAAGCACACCcatcaataaaaaaaggaCAAGAGGAGCAAAAAGAGGAGAGAGTCTTACGTTTCGTGCtattcctctctctctcttttatctc
It encodes the following:
- a CDS encoding Pentatricopeptide repeat (PPR) superfamily protein (Pentatricopeptide repeat (PPR) superfamily protein; CONTAINS InterPro DOMAIN/s: Pentatricopeptide repeat (InterPro:IPR002885); BEST Arabidopsis thaliana protein match is: Pentatricopeptide repeat (PPR) superfamily protein (TAIR:AT1G74580.1); Has 30201 Blast hits to 17322 proteins in 780 species: Archae - 12; Bacteria - 1396; Metazoa - 17338; Fungi - 3422; Plants - 5037; Viruses - 0; Other Eukaryotes - 2996 (source: NCBI BLink).); translated protein: MLRILKLSTSSRSVPLTRLWLLQLPCFCSSSSSSSSLLSVPSDDHIVRLILDQKSASGALETFRWASTFPGFIHSRSTYRALFHKLCVFRRFDTVYQLLDEMPDSIGLPPDDAIFVTIIRGFGRARLIKRVISVVDLVSKFGIKPSLKVFNSILDVLVKEDIDIAREFFTRKMMASGIHGDVYTYGILMKGLSLTNRIGDGFKLLQIMKTSGVAPNAVVYNTLLHALCKNGKVGRARSLMSEMKEPNDVTFNILISAYCNEQKLIQSMVLLEKCFSLGFVPDVVTVTKVMEVLCNEGRVSEALEVLERVESKGGKVDVVACNTLVKGYCALGKMRVAQRFFIEMERKGYLPNVETYNLLIAGYCDVGMLDSALDTFNDMKTDAIRWNFATFNTLIRGLSIGGRTDDGLKILEMMQDSDTVHGARIDPYNCVIYGFYKENRWEDALEFLLKMEKLFPRAVDRSFKLISLCEKGGMDDLKTAYDQMIGEGGVPSIIVSHCLIHRYSQHGKIEESLELINDMVTRGYLPRSSTFNAVIIGFCKQDKVMNGIKFVEDMAERGCVPDTESYNPLLEELCVKGDIQKAWLLFSRMVEKSIVPDPSMWSSLMFCLSQKTAIHVNSSLQDIIQS